One genomic window of Ruegeria sp. THAF33 includes the following:
- a CDS encoding SapC family protein, which translates to MAQNGLTPVSLGRHGHRFWRRFTSFDFARTMADCPVVELEILQAAATFPITFRKSEHGFYPVVVLSVQPDQPTPFVSAHGKWLATYVPCVLRCAPFRPRLTEPDGNGRDELLVDETAGLITDNPEDEVFFDKSGQLAPELKKVAAFFRALKESMKHTTHLCRVLADMGLFGSLTTFQGVEFPSGHFGVTQNALEKIPRAHLSLLTSNGGLRLIHAHQISLTHSIWLTHAHARAHREADTSLTQQTTGVSGFLDALVAAQQKEEAMDHCRQEGHHAFL; encoded by the coding sequence ATGGCACAGAATGGATTAACTCCGGTCAGTCTTGGACGACATGGTCATCGGTTCTGGAGGCGGTTCACCTCGTTCGATTTCGCACGGACTATGGCAGATTGCCCTGTGGTCGAACTAGAAATTCTTCAGGCCGCCGCCACATTTCCAATCACTTTTCGGAAATCTGAACACGGGTTTTATCCAGTGGTTGTATTGTCCGTGCAACCGGACCAGCCTACGCCATTTGTGTCAGCACATGGCAAATGGCTCGCGACTTATGTGCCATGCGTCTTGCGCTGTGCTCCGTTCCGGCCACGACTGACTGAACCGGATGGTAACGGCCGTGACGAATTGCTTGTCGACGAAACGGCGGGGCTTATCACTGACAATCCGGAAGACGAGGTATTCTTCGACAAATCAGGTCAACTTGCGCCGGAACTGAAAAAAGTCGCAGCTTTCTTTCGCGCCCTGAAAGAGTCGATGAAACACACAACGCATCTGTGTCGTGTTCTTGCTGACATGGGATTGTTTGGTTCACTGACCACTTTTCAGGGAGTTGAGTTTCCGAGCGGGCATTTTGGCGTCACGCAGAACGCCCTGGAGAAAATTCCCCGCGCGCACTTGTCACTGCTTACTTCGAATGGGGGGTTGCGACTGATTCACGCTCATCAGATTTCGCTGACCCACAGTATCTGGCTGACACACGCACATGCCCGCGCGCATCGGGAAGCTGATACTTCTCTGACACAACAGACCACCGGTGTTTCAGGGTTCTTGGACGCGTTGGTTGCGGCGCAACAGAAAGAAGAAGCCATGGACCATTGCAGGCAGGAGGGTCATCATGCGTTCCTGTAA
- a CDS encoding TolC family protein codes for MRSCKAVLSWVAFALLAIPLSACTPPPDLTLVAVSFAPGTTGAGAVKPSLKLSSSAFGQRVRQAVETSPTLAQSNTRMDIASANQDAAEGAFLPQISLGINARSERVESDIADVSPYLRISQLVYDGGAASGDLTAARARVLETRGDQIQTASATALAAIETYVLVIDQRKLLRIAADNVSVHEELVRQISDRTAGGAGSNADVLTAQSRMADARTRLADARSRTDRAEARFREVFGTFPGSLPPPVPAPPLNRSDAQIVMNSPQIRRADARLLAAKAEWSAAQARRKPNVRVAAFANQDDTRDANFGVDLSFNYELDSTGQRRAAIAAAEAKVKEAEFAREQLVREIMRELGFIRSDQKAGAERLRAARIAAAANADSVTASRAQFSIGRRSLIEILDAQRDYVNAQERLILAEQSYFLTNYAALSLTGDILDLLGLSLGNWNEVK; via the coding sequence ATGCGTTCCTGTAAAGCAGTTTTGTCCTGGGTTGCGTTCGCTCTGCTCGCAATACCGTTGTCCGCCTGCACGCCCCCTCCTGATTTGACTCTAGTGGCAGTGTCTTTTGCACCCGGGACCACCGGTGCCGGGGCAGTAAAGCCATCGTTAAAGCTCAGCAGTAGTGCATTCGGGCAACGCGTGCGCCAGGCGGTAGAGACAAGCCCGACATTGGCGCAAAGCAATACAAGGATGGATATCGCATCAGCCAATCAAGATGCAGCGGAAGGCGCCTTTCTTCCGCAGATTTCGTTGGGAATAAATGCACGGTCCGAACGGGTCGAATCGGACATTGCAGATGTTTCACCCTATCTGAGAATTTCACAATTGGTTTATGACGGTGGGGCTGCCTCGGGGGATCTGACGGCAGCCCGGGCACGTGTTCTGGAAACACGGGGCGATCAAATTCAGACGGCATCAGCCACGGCGCTGGCCGCCATCGAGACCTATGTGCTTGTCATTGATCAAAGAAAGTTACTCCGCATCGCGGCTGACAATGTCTCGGTTCATGAAGAACTGGTGCGTCAGATTTCGGACCGCACAGCGGGCGGCGCCGGTTCAAATGCAGATGTTCTGACCGCGCAGTCCAGAATGGCAGATGCACGCACAAGACTGGCTGACGCACGATCACGAACTGATCGGGCCGAAGCGCGGTTTCGAGAAGTGTTCGGGACTTTTCCCGGCTCATTGCCCCCTCCTGTACCAGCTCCACCGCTGAATAGAAGTGATGCCCAGATCGTAATGAACAGCCCTCAGATCCGCAGGGCGGATGCCCGCTTGCTGGCAGCCAAAGCCGAATGGTCGGCCGCGCAGGCACGGCGCAAACCGAACGTTCGGGTCGCCGCATTTGCCAACCAGGATGACACTCGGGACGCAAATTTTGGCGTGGATCTTTCTTTCAACTACGAGCTTGACAGCACCGGCCAACGCCGCGCCGCCATCGCAGCAGCAGAAGCCAAAGTGAAAGAAGCGGAGTTCGCGAGAGAGCAATTGGTTCGCGAAATCATGCGGGAGCTGGGCTTTATTCGATCCGATCAAAAAGCAGGCGCAGAACGGCTGCGCGCGGCCCGTATTGCGGCAGCTGCCAATGCCGACAGTGTTACTGCATCCCGCGCACAGTTCTCGATTGGGCGTCGCAGCCTGATCGAAATTCTGGACGCTCAACGCGATTACGTAAATGCGCAAGAACGCCTGATTCTGGCCGAACAGAGTTATTTTCTGACCAACTACGCGGCACTGAGCCTTACCGGAGACATTCTGGACCTGCTCGGACTTTCGCTTGGCAATTGGAACGAGGTGAAATGA
- a CDS encoding Ig-like domain-containing protein produces MSKTPNSTSFPVAMIADTTCEGKMTKAPEANNRPAADSTDGDRKSQVQQWINGKLGRWAGRGAAGSLMSTLMALPALSQATIEELYAFQFAETIPGVRSAKLLKNGDVLLKMADGRTMIVAAENVQVLDSGAIMIAEAAVAEIAQFSAAEAGAAAGGISGAGAALGGLGLAGAAAAAGGGGGGGGDSPEPVAPAPKPQPQPEPSYTSLNLAELQATALNSAITNAAAPEGTSIVEVTIGSLVKTVTPNDDGSWSISLTAAEANALPQGVSTVTVRHLDDSGTELSSESVKFDIDTIPPTLSITGFSDGAVLNSIEQATDLTVTGTTDAEDGQTVTVSMNGQNYSGTVSNGQWSVTVPAADLSALPDGATIAVTADVADAAGNSAPQASGSFDTDFTAPTVYLDPVAGGSIELIDVAGDLALTGSTTAEDGQTIIVTFNGQVHTGTASGGSWSVTIPNSDLSSLSTGVPASVLVAVEDVSGNPAVPLLVSVPVDLTGPSISITPLPVGSVLNATEAGSDLTISGLTSNVEDGQQVTVTLDGQTYSGTVSGGAWNVTVPAGDLASLSDGGNFSVTADVDDASGVTAPQAAVTLSKDVTAPTLSIDSFSDGAVMNAAERATDLSISGSTTAEDGQIVTVSLNGQSHSATVSGGNWSVTVPATDLTGLSDASTVTVTADVSDAAGNPALQANNSFTTDFTPPTIGISTVSDGAVMNAVEQGTDLTVSGTSDAPDGTVVTVEITRADGTTDVTGTATVTGGTWTYTATVTDLSALQDNETYNINASISDAAGNNNQTTTSFATDFTAPSITINSLPVGAVLDVTERGVDLAISGTTTAEDGQTVSVTFGGQTYTGVASNGSWAVTVPASDLGMLSDGTSYTISATVDDLAGNSSAAANSSLSTDFRPLLTLNDVGVNNSIGLADAKASGITLGGSSTGLSIGQSVDVTLNGSSVGSATVAADGSWSLAVAASDFSAVEAGDDLVFSAQATVAGGPDPLPVSEQAVAHEPAAYVISEVGRSGSTVTFAIHAEADRDISDGLALTAELGFDPSVVTFNTASVSENNAFDLFLASPGAGGAMNFAGAATTFTDLSQPLVTFTMTIQDSSQPIELTIKTSDGGPTTVQFGTIGDDTLTAANTDTITRGGDGDDTIDVSAAGRDIVVFEADPASNGTDTVTGFTIGPAADVTDALMFHGLDTNTLRGDGTGFELLSTGDTLGTNTGFVGLSTVLTDLNLSTIEAAVESLAGAMAGDELYVMATDGTDSVLVKVDFQAANDASVETVATFQDLSDLSGLTADNILHTDPTGATA; encoded by the coding sequence ATGAGCAAAACGCCAAACAGCACATCCTTTCCTGTTGCGATGATCGCGGACACCACATGCGAGGGCAAGATGACCAAAGCACCTGAGGCCAACAATCGTCCGGCGGCTGACTCGACGGACGGAGATCGCAAATCTCAAGTTCAACAATGGATCAATGGTAAACTTGGTCGTTGGGCGGGTCGAGGCGCGGCTGGCAGCCTCATGTCCACGTTGATGGCCTTGCCTGCCTTGTCACAAGCAACCATCGAAGAGCTTTACGCCTTCCAGTTCGCAGAGACAATTCCGGGTGTACGCTCCGCCAAGTTGCTGAAAAACGGCGATGTTCTTCTGAAAATGGCGGACGGTCGGACGATGATCGTGGCGGCGGAAAACGTGCAGGTTCTGGACAGCGGCGCAATCATGATCGCGGAAGCGGCGGTTGCTGAAATCGCCCAGTTCAGCGCAGCTGAAGCCGGTGCAGCAGCTGGCGGAATCAGCGGCGCCGGGGCTGCATTGGGCGGCCTCGGGCTGGCCGGCGCAGCTGCCGCTGCGGGCGGAGGCGGTGGCGGCGGCGGCGATTCCCCGGAACCTGTCGCGCCAGCGCCTAAACCCCAACCCCAACCGGAACCGAGCTATACCAGCCTGAACCTGGCCGAACTTCAGGCAACGGCATTGAACAGTGCCATTACCAATGCCGCCGCACCCGAAGGAACATCGATAGTCGAGGTCACGATAGGTTCGCTGGTCAAAACCGTAACACCCAACGATGACGGCAGTTGGAGCATTTCTCTCACTGCGGCCGAAGCAAATGCGCTTCCGCAAGGCGTCTCTACGGTGACAGTCAGACATCTGGACGATTCAGGCACGGAACTGTCCAGCGAATCCGTCAAGTTCGATATTGATACAATTCCTCCAACCCTGTCGATCACCGGGTTTTCCGATGGCGCTGTTTTGAATTCGATCGAACAGGCAACGGATCTGACGGTCACCGGAACAACCGATGCAGAAGACGGGCAGACCGTTACCGTCTCAATGAACGGGCAAAACTATTCGGGAACGGTATCCAATGGACAATGGAGCGTCACCGTTCCGGCGGCAGACCTCTCAGCCCTTCCTGATGGCGCGACGATTGCCGTTACGGCGGATGTTGCCGACGCGGCGGGAAATTCAGCACCACAGGCGAGCGGGAGCTTCGATACTGATTTCACTGCACCAACTGTTTATCTGGATCCCGTGGCTGGCGGCTCGATAGAACTGATCGACGTAGCCGGCGACCTGGCCTTGACCGGTTCCACCACGGCAGAGGATGGTCAGACCATCATCGTCACGTTCAACGGACAAGTGCATACAGGCACCGCTTCTGGCGGAAGCTGGAGTGTAACGATCCCCAATTCCGATCTGAGCAGTCTTTCCACCGGAGTACCTGCATCTGTTCTGGTAGCCGTCGAGGACGTGTCGGGCAATCCGGCAGTGCCGCTTCTAGTATCGGTTCCCGTAGACCTGACCGGTCCTTCCATTTCGATAACACCGCTTCCTGTTGGTTCCGTACTGAACGCAACCGAAGCCGGATCCGACTTGACCATCAGCGGGCTGACGTCAAATGTTGAGGATGGCCAGCAAGTTACCGTAACCCTCGATGGTCAAACATATTCCGGAACAGTATCCGGCGGGGCTTGGAACGTGACTGTGCCAGCTGGGGATCTGGCGTCCTTGTCGGATGGAGGCAACTTCTCTGTTACCGCAGATGTCGACGACGCCAGTGGCGTGACGGCACCGCAGGCCGCAGTGACACTTTCCAAGGATGTGACCGCGCCGACGCTCAGCATCGACAGTTTCTCGGACGGAGCTGTCATGAATGCAGCCGAGCGGGCCACGGATCTTTCCATCTCGGGCAGTACGACAGCTGAAGACGGACAAATCGTAACCGTCAGTCTGAACGGGCAGTCCCATAGCGCAACGGTTTCTGGCGGCAATTGGAGCGTAACTGTACCTGCTACGGATCTGACAGGTCTATCTGACGCGTCGACGGTCACCGTAACTGCGGATGTCTCGGACGCTGCCGGGAATCCGGCTCTGCAAGCGAACAACAGCTTTACCACCGATTTCACGCCACCGACGATCGGAATTTCAACCGTATCCGACGGGGCCGTCATGAACGCCGTTGAACAAGGAACCGACCTGACGGTGTCAGGAACTTCCGATGCGCCGGACGGAACAGTTGTTACCGTCGAAATCACGCGCGCTGACGGCACTACGGACGTCACCGGAACGGCAACGGTAACCGGGGGCACTTGGACCTATACGGCAACCGTGACAGATTTGTCTGCCCTGCAAGACAACGAGACTTACAATATCAATGCGTCGATCTCGGACGCGGCGGGAAACAACAATCAAACCACGACAAGCTTTGCCACTGACTTCACAGCACCTTCGATAACCATAAACAGTCTGCCTGTGGGTGCCGTGTTGGACGTGACCGAGAGGGGCGTGGATCTTGCAATCTCAGGCACGACCACGGCTGAAGATGGCCAGACCGTTTCGGTCACATTCGGCGGGCAAACCTATACAGGCGTTGCATCAAATGGTTCGTGGGCAGTTACCGTTCCAGCAAGTGATCTTGGAATGCTCTCTGACGGAACGAGCTATACCATTTCCGCCACTGTTGACGATCTGGCCGGAAACAGCTCGGCCGCGGCGAACAGCTCACTTTCCACAGATTTTCGCCCCCTGTTGACGTTGAACGATGTCGGGGTCAACAATTCGATTGGTCTTGCCGATGCCAAAGCTTCCGGAATTACTCTCGGCGGGTCATCGACCGGATTGTCAATCGGCCAGTCGGTGGATGTCACGTTAAACGGCAGTTCGGTCGGATCTGCAACGGTGGCCGCAGACGGATCCTGGTCGCTGGCTGTCGCGGCGTCCGACTTTTCGGCAGTGGAGGCAGGTGATGACCTTGTCTTTTCCGCGCAGGCGACCGTCGCGGGTGGACCAGATCCGCTGCCGGTTTCCGAGCAGGCCGTTGCGCATGAACCCGCCGCCTATGTGATCTCTGAAGTTGGGCGCTCGGGATCTACGGTGACATTCGCAATCCATGCCGAAGCCGACCGCGATATCTCTGACGGTCTGGCTTTGACGGCAGAGCTCGGATTTGACCCTTCGGTTGTCACATTCAACACGGCGTCGGTTTCGGAAAACAACGCCTTCGATTTGTTCTTGGCCAGCCCGGGCGCCGGGGGCGCGATGAATTTTGCTGGCGCGGCGACAACCTTTACAGATCTTTCTCAGCCGCTTGTCACTTTCACGATGACGATCCAGGACTCCAGCCAGCCTATTGAGCTGACAATCAAAACGTCTGATGGCGGGCCAACGACAGTGCAGTTTGGCACCATTGGCGATGACACGCTCACCGCTGCGAATACGGACACCATCACGCGCGGCGGTGACGGCGACGATACCATTGATGTTTCTGCGGCAGGGCGAGACATCGTCGTCTTCGAGGCCGACCCGGCCAGCAATGGTACAGACACTGTGACTGGCTTTACGATTGGCCCGGCTGCGGATGTAACCGACGCATTGATGTTCCATGGGCTGGACACCAATACGCTTCGCGGTGATGGCACCGGATTCGAATTGCTTTCCACCGGAGACACGTTGGGCACGAACACCGGATTTGTCGGCCTCAGCACGGTACTCACCGACCTCAACCTCAGCACAATCGAAGCCGCTGTCGAGAGTCTTGCCGGAGCCATGGCGGGCGATGAGCTTTACGTGATGGCAACCGACGGAACAGACAGTGTTCTGGTCAAGGTAGATTTCCAGGCGGCGAACGATGCCAGCGTTGAAACCGTGGCCACGTTCCAAGACCTGAGCGATCTGAGCGGCCTGACCGCAGATAACATCCTGCACACCGACCCGACCGGGGCAACGGCCTGA